From a single Chloracidobacterium thermophilum B genomic region:
- a CDS encoding MaoC family dehydratase has translation MPTSFSLASLSALAGQELAVSDWFTIDQARISSFGEITGDTQWIHCDPERAAVESPFKTTIAHGFLTLSLIPHLVEQTLHFEGARLALNYGLNRVRFVTPVPAGSRIRGRFAMAQVKSLDNGLDLTLNCTVELDGADKPACVAEWILRVLV, from the coding sequence ATGCCTACGTCTTTTTCGCTTGCGTCGCTTTCTGCCCTGGCCGGTCAGGAATTGGCTGTCAGCGACTGGTTCACCATTGACCAGGCGCGCATCAGCAGCTTTGGTGAAATCACCGGCGACACCCAGTGGATTCACTGCGATCCCGAACGGGCGGCTGTCGAATCCCCGTTCAAAACCACCATTGCGCATGGCTTCCTGACGCTGTCGCTGATTCCGCATCTGGTGGAGCAGACCCTGCACTTCGAGGGAGCGCGGCTGGCGCTCAACTATGGTCTCAACCGGGTGCGGTTCGTCACGCCGGTCCCGGCCGGAAGCCGCATCCGGGGACGCTTCGCCATGGCCCAGGTCAAGTCGCTCGATAACGGCCTTGACCTCACGCTCAACTGCACCGTGGAACTGGACGGCGCGGACAAGCCGGCCTGTGTCGCGGAGTGGATTCTGCGCGTTCTGGTTTAG